The Metabacillus schmidteae genome has a segment encoding these proteins:
- a CDS encoding YkvS family protein, which yields MKIAKVGSIIEFKDGLTGVVEKVNENSVIVDLTYMENFHDLDLDRRTVVNHKNYKIIKDSFS from the coding sequence ATGAAGATCGCTAAAGTTGGCAGTATCATTGAATTTAAAGATGGATTAACAGGTGTTGTTGAGAAAGTAAATGAAAATTCCGTTATTGTTGATTTAACATATATGGAGAACTTTCATGATTTAGATCTTGATAGACGTACGGTTGTCAATCATAAAAACTATAAAATTATCAAAGATTCATTTTCTTAA